The sequence below is a genomic window from Sardina pilchardus chromosome 9, fSarPil1.1, whole genome shotgun sequence.
ACCAGGTTTTAATTTTCATAAGGGACTGGTAGTTTTGATCGAGACCtgtatttttaatttttttttacagccatTGCTGTTACTCATTTATCTACTGTAGCCTGTAAGCGTTTGGCCCCAAAACATTCATGAACATAATTTagttatattacattatattgcattatattacattatattatatattatattacattatattatattataatggACATGAAAATACTTCTGATGATTATTTCTTAGTCATAAGAAATCTTGAGAGATGATTTCAGCATTTGTAGTTGCACAGTTCTGATGTGACCACTGTGAACTGCGGAACATCCTGAAATCATGTGTGGAATGTGTGAAGAGTGAACTCTGGCACCTCAGTGGCCAGTAACATCCATAGGTCAAGCAGGCTTGGCCAAACCCACTACCCCCCCAGGCCCATCTTTGAGAGAACAAGTTGGCAACCCTCCCCACTATGTGAGCAGCGATTTTCTGGATCTCAGCAAGcaccccctctcaccccccatAGGGCATTTGTTGCTGTTTGGAACGGGTGAATCCTTTTAGTTGACCTGGCTTAACCTTTTGTTTCTGGAGTTGCTATTTTGCATTAAGAGAAGTCTTTGCTCTGAGAAGCTTGCTCAGCTGTGACAGGGATGCACTTTTATGTGTGGGGTTAATTGGGTGCTTTTTGGTTTATGCtttttgacctctgaccctggtCATCCAACTACGCTCCTCAGGTCCCGTCATCACGGAGGAGAAGATTCAGGAGGCCAAGCAGTTCTTCCAGATGCACTTTAGACAAAAGGTGTTTGATGAAGACGGTTGGCGAAGAGTTCTGGAGGTAAGAGGGATGTTCCTTGCAGAGGACAACAGGCATTCAGTAACAGTGACAAGTCCCACAGATTTGTCTTTGACTGACAAAAGAAGTCCACAGCACAGTGATTTATGATGAGTCATCTTTCTTGTTGTCTGTCAGAAACATGATGGACGCCTTCCCATCCGGATCAAAGCCGTTCCTGAAGGAAAAATCATTCCGAGGGGGAATGTCCTTTTCACAGTTGAGAATACAGATCCAGATTTCTACTGGCTCACCAATTACGTTGAGGTACTCTGACCACATATTTTGTCATTTCTATCTTTTTAGTTTGTGCacttgatgtactgtatgcatgatgCTTGTATGACGATTGTTCAAAATGCTGTGCCTTTAAATCATTTGCAGACCTCTGGGAAGATCTTCATAGAACATATAGTTTCATAGCGGAATTGCCTTTAGCCTTCGGTTAAGCAATTTCCTCTGATCTTATGGGGGCGCAGCTGACTGATCATGTCTAATGGAACTCttctgcccagtgtgtgtgtgtgtgtgtgtccagagactATAGAGCACagcattattgtgtgtgggtgtccatGGGCATGGTGGTAGCGTTTGTTTAGCCGGCCGGCCAGCGGCCCACAGCCCTCGGAGGCAGCCAGGTGGCTGTAATTAGCCAAATGAGGTCAGCGCTCATTCTGGTGGCTGATTGGGCTGATCAGCTGGACTGCCGCCCCATTGGTCCCCTGATCACCAGCGGCTGGAACATCCGATGGTCGGCCCCCTGACACCCACACCCTGGCTCTCTCCCActgtctgccacacacacacacacacacacacacacacacacacacacacacacactcacacacacacacatacaaaaacacagaaacacacgtaCACTTTGAACTCATTGGCCTTTATCtcccttccccttccctctctctctctctctttctctctttctctcgctctctctctcgttcttcctcctcttccttttcctcttcaGACCATGCTGGTGCAGATGTGGTACCCCATCACCGTGGCGACGATCTCCCGGGAGTTCAAGAAGATCCTGGCCAAGCACCTGAAGGCCACCTCAGGCAGTCTGGAGGGCCTGGACTTCAAGCTGCACGACTTCGGTTACCGGGGGGTGTCCTCTCAGGAGGTGAGggccacaccatacacaccgtacccctcctcccttcccaaTATTCATCATCTATTATATATAgatttatttacctccgccaaggaggtatatgttttcatcggggtccggcgtttgtctgtctgtcttttttgtttgtttgtctgtctgtctgttgcctTGTCCAGTTTGTAAACTGGAGTCCAGAGTATACGGTcatgtttgtttctctttttagTCTGCTCCATGtccaaagagaaagagaacagttAGCTAAAGAGAACATTTAACTaaaccacattcacacacacacacacacacacactgggagcgGACCTTTAGGTAAGATTGACCGATGCAACCTCATTTTCATTTCCTAGTTTGGAATCGATTCAGTATTCTTACTACCGCTAAATCTGCATTAGATTGTTCTGGTCACCAGCATCCTTTCAGCCTCACATAATTAACTCAGTAGCCACGTCTTACTTTTCTGCtgtagggtgtgtgcgtgtggttctCCGCTGGGTGCGTGgcatggcgtggcgtggcgttcACTTCAGACATTGCATGCACGGAGAGTAGCGTGCGCTGAAAAGGTCGGCGCCGTCACCGGCACTCACGTCAGCGCACAGGGAGAGTCTGGCGGAGCGGAACCGAACCGGCGATGGTCACTGCGCTTCTCTGCATGCTTTCTGATCGGCCGCGATGTCGTGGTTTTGCCATTGCGGTGGTAAAAAAATGATCATTTGATTCGGATAAGACGCGGCTTTGGATGAAATTACGTATTTTGTCAGCTAGGATGATATGTTCGAAATATAAACAGATGGGAGTCTGTAAGCCCACAGCGTAGAGTGGCGGGTCATCAGTAGATTTGATTTGAGTGATCTATGTTCAGCAGCTGTGCATTGACGGTGGTCACATCTACTGGCTTGTAGGATTAAAGGTGAAATTGGAAAGAGAGCTTCCAAGTCATCTATATATCTGCAGGCTATCCTCTGGCATTCTCTGGCAGTGATGCTAGTATATCATTACATTTATTGAAGTAGACCACACATGTATTTTGTGCTAATAGTGTTATTCCCGTATGAGAAGTACCCTCTGCCTTTTATTGTGAGCCTCTTCCATAGCGCCATTGTCTGCGGTTGAAGCGTGATGGTTTTCTTAAGGGTGGACAGGATGTGGATGGTATCGACTTTTCTTTCTGTCATGACTGACTGGTCCCCCACATAAGTCATTGATCCAGTGTCATGGGGTGGTGGCTGATTGTCCTTGTTCcccatatttctttctttctttatttttcgtTCACTGCCAGCTCTGAGGGGGAGGAAAAAGCTATGTGTACACAATGGCCCTGTGCATGACTATAGGTCCTCACACTGCCTCCTGCAGCCGATGCCTGCCATGGCATCACCACTGGTACATGGTGCAGAGGAATGGTCACgattctctctcttgtctctctctcagtgttaatgtgtgtgtgtgtgtgtgtgtgtgtgtgtgtgtgtgtgtgtgtgcatggatcaTTTATTATGGCTGAAGTGGAAATGTCTCTTAAGGTTGTTATTATCGCCGTCTTCATTGCTACCATTATCATTAACCATTTGAGCCGGTAAAGGATAATTATTTCCAATGGCCTcttccacaaaaaaaagaaaaagagttaCCATCAGATGGCTGCTCTCCCAAGCACCTGGCGGACTCTGCACCTATTTGCTCAATTTGATTGACAGACACTATCCCCGTGTGGGAATGGGGATTTGCCTCCATCTCCCACTAATAAAGCCTTTTTAAATACAGCATGAGGTCTGCGGTTAGGACTCCTCTGCTAGCGCTGGCCGTTATCAGCAGCGATGTCTGTCACCATAATGGAGGTGAGAAGTGGCGAGAGCGTCACTGGAGCTCCTGCGCTGTTGAGAAATGAGGCACGAGGAAGAAGACGTCAAACGCCTAGAAATggccagagggggggggggatacaagAATGTATCTTCAGAGCACCTTACCTTTCCAATAGAGGTGCAGATTGTGATATCTGAGGCCATAGGAGGGAACATCAgctttgtgtctgtggtgtttgCTTTTGCACAAGTCTGTGGTGTTTGTTTTTACGCAATTATATCAAGTACACAGATTAGCTTTAGCTGTATTGAGcaaacatgcatacaaatgTATCGGGAAATACAATGATTCCAATCTCACCGTAATCTCGAATATGTATTTGTATTGTtaactggtctctctctccctctctgcttctccctctctgcttctccctCTCTAGTCGGCTGCTCTGGGAGGTGCAGCCCACTTGGTGAACTTCTGCAGCACAGACACCGTGGCAGGACTCCTCATGGCCCAGCGCTACTACAGCTGTCCTATGGCCGGCTTCTCCATCCCCGCTGCAGAACACAGGTAACaggtcaatctctctctctctctcactcactcactcactcactcactcactcactcactcactcactcactcactcactcactcactcactcactcactcactcactcactcactcactcacacacacacacacacacacacacacacacacacacacacacacacacacacctgtgccactcactcactcacaggtgCACGTAGATTAACAGTAATACCTTTGAAGATGGAGCTGCAGTTATTCAAAGATAGCACAGTGGCTCCCACATTGGCCTTGATACAGGTATGGCACTGAAGGTGTGAACTGACGAGTAGGATGTTATTTTTAAGTGTGATCCCGATGAGTGTGCGTCAGCCACTGCCAGACTGTTAGACAAAACGCAATTAAAAGTCTGTGTAATCACATCAGATCACGCCTGCTTTAAGGTGAGGAGTTTAAAAGTAGTGACTTCAAGACACCATCCTCAATCAACagcacctcctcatcctctgttttctctctctctctctctctctctctctctctctctctctaatatcaAATACAAATTTGAGGAATATTATTAAATTGAATATGAAACTTTTTATCTCTTTCATTTGAGCTTTATTTaattacttgtttgtttgttttgtattatctgtgtttgttttagtaTACCTTTTTCCCCATCGCTGGAGCTAGCTAAACCCAAAGGTTGTGTCTTGTGTCGGCAGCACCATCATCTCGTGGGGCCGGAGTCGGGAGAAGGAGGCGTACGAGAGCCTGCTGGAGCAGTTCCCCACCGGGCCCGTGGCCGTGGTCAGCGACAGCTACGACATCTTCAAGGCCTGCAGGAGCATCTGGGGCGAGAAGCTGAAGGAGCGCATCATGGAGCGCAGCGAGGACTCGGCGCTGGTCATCCGGCCCGACTCGGGAGACCCCGCCGAGACCGTGCTAGAGGTGGGCGCCGCTGccaagatatatatatatattatattatttttttattattattttttttttttttttttttttttaaaagccccacaaaaacaaatgaaatgcaTAAATCAAATAGTTACCTTCGCATCATGAGTTTACTCCCAAGAATGTGAAAATGACTATACTGAAGCATGTTGAGCATCTTCACCTGCTCTTGTCTTTAGCAGGGGTGTGATTCTTCCGTTTTTAAACGGAATTCCGTTTTTTTAGGCCTGAAAATGAGACCCACGCAATTCGTATAGATCCGCTgagttttttttagggggggggggggcctaaacacagaccattgctttataataggccgctgacaatgacgacgggtttggtgcttctTTCATCATATCACTCGCAAGCCTTGTCCGTTCTCTAGTCACTAGTggaattcattgaaagtgaaagcagacgggttgatgaatgtttgatgcaagttcgatgtgtgagtgtgtggtaaactatttgtttcttagcagaagccatgaaacggtaaaggtaaAATTATTTGTTTAAGAAGACattatgaagttgtttttttttgttgtctttgcttcgtgttcgcgtccagtttgacgtgtctggattttccgataatgacgacAATCAGCTggtgctgatattgacttttaatttctgcgcgtgtaaactagtctaggctactgtgcttgaagttagctgtgacagactagcctactggttgtcatcgttttcaccacaaagcccgtctaccttaggtctactaaattgtttagttaacaccttgtcattccgcgtttgtccagccgttcacctccgtgcgccccatgtcattcaaaacatatttcgggatagacatctcactatgagaaaacgtattatgatagtgctaagagattgacactttggcattcttggtaaacatcagtcttgcacataatattgagctgatttttttagtggaaattgcctattgtagcattgtgctgatacatggaaaaaagttgcctatttaaaggcacagtctgaattttaatcctagctctccattgagtgtgtgcacttgaacaactatgtagcctataccagtagggcctgccatttattttaggaggagaggaggacatgttaccttggaaggagagggagtggtgcaatttgattttctttccaacttgaatatcaataaccttcaagcaacctcttcaatcagcatcaataggcctatattgtacaggactagacgactgtaagggggcaggctaaatgTTATCATAGGCCAATAGCCtagttgaaacaaaacatgaactgagaaaatccataattctacatcattgttggcaaaattatCATGATAGCCATATCTGCTTTAGTCTTAAGTAGGCCcttggctactttgctataaatgagttttctttaggccttatagactattttgtaatatgttataatgtttttgCGATATATGTATCTCAgtctatcaatagttctcataaaagtcatcagatgtcatcatttaaggggttatttttaaaaaaattctcCCGGGGGTGCATGCCCCCGGACCCCCCTAGTAAATTACATTGAAGTGCACAGTAGCCAATGCTATAGTACCTATAGTACCATAGTACattaaaaaggggggggggggggtcggatatattttcctttttttttgtcctttgccaatcacacccctgctTTAGATTACTACAACTAGTCATTCTTTTCCATGAGGGTAAAAACATTTCTGCTACTTTTTCATAGCATTGGAATTGTACACCACTAattgatagacagacagaaagctTTTGAAAGGCATAGCGACCAGCCGGTGAGGAAAGGAGTGTGGTGGAGTGATATGTGGTATTTTTAGACTTGTGACTCATCGATTGCCTCTGATATTTGCCTGTTGCACCAagcgtttttccttttttatatCATGAGATGTCAAGAGTCTGAAttttcactctatctctctctctctctctgtcccccctttctctgtccCCAGGTGATAAAGATTCTGGAGGAgcgtttcggcagctctttaaaTTCGAATGGCTACAAGGTGTTGCCATCCTACCTGCGCATCATCCAGGGTGACGGCATCGATTTGAATTCTATCGAGGAGGTGAGGATTAAATAACAACCCCAGTTGACCCATCTCTTTTGTTTGATTTGAAAGAGATTATTCTGGAATATGTTGTGTACATATCTTGGAAGAGGCATAGCCTGATCATGTATGATCATGTGTTTTAAATGTAGGGTAATATTATAATAATTCAGAAAAACACTTAGCCACTGATTTTGAACATGTATGAGGGTTTGATTCACTCTAGTATCAGCTGTCCTCTGCCACACTGGTGAAGTGAAGCCTGTGCATGACTGACTGTGCATTAATGCCAACCCCACCCACCAATCACGGCTCCCTGAGTGCTAACGCTCGTCTGTGATTGGCAGATTCTGGAGAAGCTGAGCGAGAAAGGCTGGAGCGTGGAGAACGTGTTCTTCGGCTGTGGCAGCGCCCTGCTGCAGAAGCTCA
It includes:
- the nampt2 gene encoding nicotinamide phosphoribosyltransferase 2, coding for MAAQDFNFLLATDSYKVTHYKQYPPNVSKVYSYFECRRRKDGGAQFHEVVFFGLQYLLKKYLAGPVITEEKIQEAKQFFQMHFRQKVFDEDGWRRVLEKHDGRLPIRIKAVPEGKIIPRGNVLFTVENTDPDFYWLTNYVETMLVQMWYPITVATISREFKKILAKHLKATSGSLEGLDFKLHDFGYRGVSSQESAALGGAAHLVNFCSTDTVAGLLMAQRYYSCPMAGFSIPAAEHSTIISWGRSREKEAYESLLEQFPTGPVAVVSDSYDIFKACRSIWGEKLKERIMERSEDSALVIRPDSGDPAETVLEVIKILEERFGSSLNSNGYKVLPSYLRIIQGDGIDLNSIEEILEKLSEKGWSVENVFFGCGSALLQKLNRDTLNCAFKCSYVESTNGKGTDVYKQPVTDPSKGSKRGRLSLRKNSDGFIETVERGAGKPEEDMLVTVFENGTILQDYTLEEIRKNARLSEDDMAPAQHNHNELNGLHHKHIMNGVH